The proteins below are encoded in one region of Micromonospora yangpuensis:
- a CDS encoding oxygenase MpaB family protein gives MDSDDFGLFGPGSVTWQVHEEPILIVAGLRSLYLQALHPQAMAGVAQNSSYRSDAWGRLVRTSEYVETVVWGSTAQAEAAGRRVRARHARLRGRDLSTAEEFRVDQPDLLRWVHVTEVESFVTTARRAGLALTDAEVDGYYTEQRRAAALVGLDPATVPGTAAEIAEYYRQVRGELRMTREAAETALFLTAPPIPWRLSLPARLGLSLGPPRWAYFGIAGTAISLLPAWARRMYGGLGLPTTAWSADLSVRALRVVLGALPRHLRESSHRQAARERLARLTAAAG, from the coding sequence GTGGACTCCGATGACTTCGGCCTCTTCGGTCCGGGTTCGGTCACGTGGCAGGTGCACGAGGAGCCGATCCTGATCGTCGCCGGCCTGCGCTCGCTCTACCTCCAGGCCCTGCACCCGCAGGCGATGGCCGGGGTGGCGCAGAACAGCAGCTACCGCAGCGACGCGTGGGGGCGGCTGGTGCGCACCTCCGAGTACGTGGAAACGGTCGTCTGGGGCAGCACCGCGCAGGCGGAGGCGGCCGGGCGACGGGTCCGGGCCCGGCACGCCCGGCTGCGTGGCCGGGACCTGTCCACCGCCGAGGAGTTCCGGGTCGACCAGCCCGACCTGCTGCGGTGGGTGCACGTGACCGAGGTCGAGTCGTTCGTGACCACGGCCCGCCGGGCCGGGCTGGCCCTGACCGACGCCGAGGTCGACGGGTACTACACCGAGCAACGTCGGGCGGCGGCCCTGGTCGGCCTGGATCCGGCAACCGTCCCCGGCACCGCGGCCGAGATCGCCGAGTACTACCGGCAGGTTCGTGGTGAGCTTCGGATGACCCGGGAGGCGGCCGAGACGGCCCTGTTCCTCACCGCGCCGCCGATCCCGTGGCGGCTCAGCCTGCCGGCCCGGCTCGGGCTCAGCCTCGGGCCGCCCCGGTGGGCGTACTTCGGCATCGCCGGCACCGCGATCAGCCTGCTGCCGGCCTGGGCCCGCCGGATGTACGGCGGGTTGGGGCTGCCGACCACGGCCTGGTCGGCTGACCTCAGCGTGCGTGCCCTGCGGGTCGTGCTCGGCGCGTTGCCACGCCACCTGCGCGAGAGCTCCCACCGCCAGGCCGCCCGGGAGCGGCTGGCCCGCCTCACCGCCGCGGCCGGCTGA
- a CDS encoding FmdB family zinc ribbon protein yields the protein MPTYQYACTACGHQLEAVQSFADEPLTECPACEGRLRKVFNSVGVVFKGSGFYRTDSRAAGSEGKTGGNGKSKSESSTGSSDSSAGSSSSGSTGGSGSGSSGGSSSGGSSSGGSSSGGSGSGGGSGKASAASGSGTKS from the coding sequence GTGCCCACGTACCAGTACGCCTGCACCGCGTGCGGACACCAACTCGAGGCGGTGCAGTCCTTCGCCGACGAGCCGCTTACCGAGTGCCCGGCGTGCGAGGGACGCCTGCGCAAGGTGTTCAACTCCGTCGGGGTGGTGTTCAAGGGGTCCGGCTTCTACCGTACGGACTCCCGCGCCGCCGGCTCGGAGGGCAAGACCGGCGGCAACGGCAAGAGCAAGTCCGAATCGTCGACCGGCTCGTCGGACTCGTCCGCCGGCTCGTCGTCGAGCGGGTCCACGGGCGGCTCGGGCAGCGGCTCGTCGGGAGGCTCGTCCTCAGGCGGCTCGTCCTCGGGTGGCTCGTCCTCGGGCGGCTCGGGCAGCGGCGGCGGCTCCGGCAAGGCCTCGGCGGCCAGCGGCTCCGGCACCAAGTCCTGA
- a CDS encoding UTP--glucose-1-phosphate uridylyltransferase, translating to MSEHSVNPSSVTSPTGRSRAVKAVIPAAGLATRFLPATKAVPKELLPVIDRPVLQYIVEEAAHAGIGDVLLITGRGKTSMVDHFDRRPDLEARLEAKGDTERLAAVQRPSELAEIYTCRQPEQLGLGHAVGYAESHVGDQAFAVLLGDEFVKLDEPLLPAMLELQARTGGVVLAFFEVDPAETKRYGIASVEPAEAELTDIGEVVKVTGMVEKPSPDEAPSNLAVLGRYVLPGSIFEAIRRTEPGSGGEIQLTDAMELLRSEGTPVHAIVYRGTRYDTGMPLGYLQTVVQIACDRDDLGAEFRKWLAEFVNSDASGGPST from the coding sequence ATGTCGGAGCACTCAGTCAACCCCTCATCGGTGACCTCCCCAACCGGCCGTTCCCGCGCGGTCAAGGCCGTCATCCCCGCCGCTGGCCTGGCCACACGCTTCCTGCCCGCCACCAAGGCGGTGCCGAAGGAACTGCTGCCGGTGATCGACCGCCCGGTTCTGCAGTACATCGTCGAGGAGGCCGCGCACGCCGGTATCGGCGACGTGTTGCTGATCACCGGCCGGGGCAAGACATCGATGGTCGACCACTTCGACCGCCGGCCCGACCTGGAGGCCCGCCTGGAGGCCAAGGGCGACACCGAGCGGCTGGCCGCCGTGCAGCGCCCCAGCGAGCTGGCCGAGATCTACACCTGCCGGCAGCCGGAGCAGCTCGGCCTCGGCCACGCCGTCGGGTACGCCGAGTCACACGTCGGCGACCAGGCCTTCGCGGTGCTGCTCGGCGACGAGTTCGTCAAGCTCGACGAGCCGCTGCTGCCGGCCATGCTGGAGCTGCAGGCCCGCACCGGCGGGGTGGTGCTGGCCTTCTTCGAGGTCGACCCGGCCGAGACCAAGCGGTACGGGATCGCCTCGGTGGAGCCGGCCGAGGCCGAGCTGACCGACATCGGTGAGGTCGTCAAGGTCACCGGCATGGTGGAGAAGCCCAGCCCGGACGAGGCCCCGAGCAACCTCGCGGTGCTCGGCCGGTACGTCCTGCCGGGCAGCATCTTCGAGGCGATCCGCCGCACCGAGCCCGGCAGCGGCGGCGAGATCCAGCTCACCGACGCGATGGAGCTGCTGCGCAGCGAGGGTACGCCGGTGCACGCGATCGTCTACCGGGGCACCCGCTACGACACCGGCATGCCGCTGGGCTACCTGCAGACGGTGGTGCAGATCGCCTGCGACCGCGACGACCTCGGCGCCGAGTTCCGCAAGTGGCTTGCCGAGTTCGTCAACTCCGACGCGTCGGGTGGGCCTAGTACATGA
- a CDS encoding diguanylate cyclase: MTLRGRLTAAFLAVVLGPVLLGAVFVATTLRAVERSRSVDRLGVAAASVRTSVDALCQQLRAAADVVALAAAPERAGTAGQVVSRGLAAAVEVTDATGRVTYATPGAPQAPWRDCAQDRPEPGPTAALTARVELRDPAGAALGSVAAAWRVDPEFVARLAAVTGVAVTLLDGAGIAHTTDDTGVREVTRAVGDRVVATSDGRYLRRVGPAPGQPLPLVISVSGGQPAGLYPLLAAAVLLAALLAVLVAWRLARVSTRPLVELAAAVDRFAHGDLTARVPVRSRDEIGRLATAFNRMTREAEAYVQALTTSRDQLRSHLAVLGDTLASTHDLQRILRVILHSAIVATGARAGAVLLLDGTGTLVGQCTEGLDGRWSAGRSGPPVLRIPIGHGVIGAVAATGEPRRGRTDPSAEATGEPYCETYLAVPFAVPEPAGPPAEPTWPGDWPARPGWSTGNGHHGPTEPNGLGDPTEPHGHPVAAGPGSGGAAFGVLALYDRHGSDEFDDDDLATLRTLAGHVAVAVENVRMHEEAQRLSLTDPLTGLWNYRYLRESIRREVERASRFGRMLSVLALDLDRFKAVNDTYGHPAGDAVLAEFARRLRGEIREVDLAFRQGGEEFVVLLPETDARGAAIVAERLATVVRDSPITVETYSGVTVPVSVTVSIGIAVYPDHATTGQQVLDSADNALYAAKDAGRDTYRVAQPRSRPPMEEIVVPVRAPGGEDGPPRAATPGGASSGPHPPRQGHGR, encoded by the coding sequence GTGACGCTACGCGGGCGATTGACCGCAGCCTTCCTCGCGGTGGTGCTCGGCCCGGTCCTGCTCGGTGCCGTCTTCGTCGCCACGACCCTGCGGGCGGTCGAGCGTAGCCGGTCGGTCGACCGGCTCGGGGTGGCCGCCGCCTCCGTGCGTACCTCGGTGGACGCGCTCTGCCAGCAGCTGCGGGCGGCGGCCGACGTGGTCGCCCTGGCCGCCGCGCCCGAGCGGGCCGGCACCGCCGGCCAGGTGGTCAGCCGGGGCCTGGCCGCCGCCGTCGAGGTCACCGATGCCACCGGCCGGGTCACCTACGCCACCCCGGGCGCACCGCAGGCGCCCTGGCGGGACTGCGCGCAGGACCGACCGGAGCCCGGGCCGACGGCCGCCCTGACCGCCCGGGTCGAGCTGCGCGACCCCGCCGGTGCCGCGCTCGGCAGCGTCGCCGCCGCCTGGAGGGTCGACCCGGAGTTCGTGGCCCGGCTGGCCGCGGTGACCGGCGTCGCGGTCACCCTGCTCGACGGTGCCGGGATCGCGCACACCACCGACGACACCGGGGTACGCGAGGTGACCCGCGCCGTCGGAGACCGGGTCGTGGCGACCTCGGACGGCCGGTACCTGCGCCGGGTGGGGCCGGCGCCGGGGCAGCCGCTGCCCCTGGTGATCTCGGTGTCCGGCGGGCAACCCGCCGGCCTGTACCCGCTGCTGGCCGCCGCCGTGCTGCTGGCGGCGCTGTTGGCGGTGCTGGTGGCCTGGCGGTTGGCCCGGGTGAGCACCCGACCCCTGGTCGAGTTGGCCGCCGCGGTGGACCGGTTCGCCCACGGCGACCTGACCGCGCGGGTGCCGGTGCGGTCCCGGGACGAGATCGGTCGGCTGGCCACCGCGTTCAACCGGATGACCCGGGAGGCCGAGGCCTACGTGCAGGCGTTGACCACCAGCCGGGACCAGTTGCGCAGCCACCTCGCGGTGCTCGGGGACACCCTGGCCAGCACCCACGACCTGCAACGCATCCTGCGGGTCATCCTGCACAGCGCGATCGTGGCCACCGGGGCCCGGGCCGGCGCGGTGCTGCTGCTGGACGGCACCGGCACCCTCGTCGGGCAGTGCACCGAGGGGCTGGACGGGCGCTGGTCCGCCGGCCGGTCCGGTCCGCCGGTGCTGCGCATCCCGATCGGACACGGGGTGATCGGCGCGGTCGCGGCGACCGGTGAGCCACGTCGGGGCCGTACCGACCCGTCGGCGGAGGCGACCGGCGAGCCGTACTGCGAGACGTACCTCGCGGTGCCCTTCGCGGTGCCCGAGCCGGCCGGACCGCCCGCGGAGCCGACCTGGCCCGGTGACTGGCCGGCCCGGCCCGGCTGGTCGACCGGGAACGGTCACCACGGCCCGACCGAGCCGAACGGTCTCGGCGACCCGACCGAGCCGCACGGGCACCCGGTGGCGGCGGGGCCCGGCTCGGGTGGTGCGGCGTTCGGCGTGCTGGCCCTCTACGACCGGCACGGCAGCGACGAGTTCGACGACGACGACCTGGCCACGCTGCGGACCCTCGCCGGGCACGTGGCGGTGGCGGTGGAGAACGTCCGGATGCACGAGGAGGCGCAGCGGCTCTCGCTCACCGATCCGCTCACCGGCCTGTGGAACTACCGCTACCTACGTGAGTCGATCCGGCGGGAGGTGGAACGGGCCAGCCGGTTCGGTCGGATGCTCAGCGTCCTCGCGCTCGACCTGGACCGGTTCAAGGCCGTCAACGACACCTACGGGCACCCGGCCGGGGACGCGGTGCTTGCCGAGTTCGCCCGTCGGCTGCGCGGCGAGATCCGCGAGGTCGACCTGGCCTTCCGCCAGGGTGGGGAGGAGTTCGTGGTGCTGCTGCCGGAGACCGACGCGCGGGGCGCGGCGATCGTCGCCGAGCGGCTCGCCACGGTGGTCCGGGACAGCCCGATCACGGTGGAGACGTACTCCGGGGTGACGGTGCCGGTGTCGGTGACCGTCTCCATCGGCATCGCCGTGTACCCGGACCACGCCACCACCGGGCAGCAGGTGCTCGACTCGGCCGACAACGCTCTCTACGCGGCCAAGGACGCCGGCCGGGACACCTACCGGGTGGCGCAACCACGCTCGCGACCTCCGATGGAGGAGATCGTCGTTCCGGTTCGGGCGCCCGGCGGAGAGGACGGGCCGCCCCGCGCCGCTACGCCCGGCGGCGCGTCTTCCGGGCCACACCCGCCGAGACAGGGCCATGGCCGATAG
- a CDS encoding DUF2231 domain-containing protein — protein MFREFLGLPLHALVVHAAVTAIPALAVLAVVYVLRPRWRSRLDWAVALLAVGAPIVAFVAIESGEELSDALAAKGYPQDALDQIYYHSQQGDWLFRFTVALALVTLAKLVLDRGHERVRTLPPWVGRVLSVLVVVLAVPVLIYTVRAGHTGAETLWQNTF, from the coding sequence GTGTTCAGGGAGTTTCTCGGCCTACCGTTGCACGCGCTCGTCGTCCACGCCGCCGTGACGGCCATCCCCGCGTTGGCGGTCCTCGCCGTGGTGTACGTGCTGCGCCCCCGCTGGCGGTCCCGCCTGGACTGGGCGGTGGCGCTGCTCGCGGTCGGGGCGCCGATCGTGGCGTTCGTGGCGATCGAGTCCGGTGAGGAGTTGAGCGACGCGCTGGCTGCCAAGGGCTACCCGCAGGACGCTCTCGACCAGATCTACTACCACTCCCAGCAGGGCGACTGGTTGTTCCGCTTCACCGTGGCGTTGGCCCTGGTGACGCTGGCGAAGCTGGTGCTGGACCGGGGCCACGAGCGGGTGCGCACGTTGCCACCGTGGGTAGGTCGGGTGCTGTCGGTGCTGGTGGTGGTGCTGGCGGTGCCGGTGCTGATCTACACCGTCCGGGCCGGGCACACCGGTGCGGAGACGCTCTGGCAGAACACCTTCTGA
- a CDS encoding SigE family RNA polymerase sigma factor — protein sequence MTSRDPLEDEFRDFVAARSGALLRTAYLLAGDWATAEDLLQTALTKTYLAWKRLGGIDAIEPYARRVLVNTSTSWWRRRWHGERPTDVLPEAAAVDEMERQLDRDVLWQHLRALPTRQRAVLVLRYYEDMSESQTAAMLGISVGTVKSQTSRALTTLRRRLGDQAVPDPATGRPRAAQQPTGQPAAGRSRAEQPNGERTRPEQPAAGRSRAEQPGAARAARERLRAATQPAVARPLAGRPATVPVESR from the coding sequence GTGACGAGCAGGGACCCACTGGAGGACGAGTTCCGCGATTTCGTCGCGGCCCGCTCCGGTGCTCTGCTACGCACCGCGTACCTGCTCGCCGGGGACTGGGCCACCGCCGAGGACCTGCTGCAGACCGCGTTGACCAAGACCTACCTGGCCTGGAAACGCCTCGGTGGGATCGACGCGATCGAGCCGTACGCGCGTCGGGTCCTGGTCAACACCTCCACGAGCTGGTGGCGGCGGCGCTGGCACGGTGAGCGCCCCACCGACGTGCTGCCGGAGGCCGCCGCGGTCGACGAGATGGAGCGCCAACTCGACCGGGACGTGCTCTGGCAGCACCTGCGGGCGCTGCCCACCCGCCAACGTGCCGTGCTGGTGCTGCGCTACTACGAGGACATGTCGGAGTCGCAGACCGCCGCCATGCTCGGCATCTCCGTCGGCACGGTGAAGAGCCAGACCTCCCGGGCGCTGACCACGTTGCGCCGACGCCTGGGCGACCAGGCCGTCCCCGACCCCGCCACCGGGCGCCCGCGCGCGGCGCAGCAGCCCACCGGGCAGCCCGCCGCCGGGCGGTCGCGCGCCGAGCAGCCCAACGGTGAACGCACCCGCCCGGAGCAGCCCGCCGCCGGGCGGTCGCGCGCCGAGCAGCCCGGTGCCGCGCGGGCGGCCCGGGAGCGGTTGCGGGCGGCCACTCAGCCGGCGGTGGCCCGACCGCTGGCCGGGCGACCCGCGACCGTACCGGTGGAGAGCCGATGA
- a CDS encoding 5-formyltetrahydrofolate cyclo-ligase, whose product MPDFSDEAEETPEAKRHRRGDLLARRRSLTAAQRAAAAGRVQAELTALVRRLRPRLMTGYVPVGSEPGGPDLPEVLRAALPDTSVLLLPVLLADLDLDWAAYDGSLAVAGRGMREPTGPRLGVAAVAGADLVVVPALAVDLAGCRLGRGGGSYDRALARVPAATPTVALLHDGELLDALPAEPHDRPVRAAITPGGGWHALTDPSGVTPHTSAGRTRVR is encoded by the coding sequence GTGCCTGATTTTTCTGATGAAGCAGAAGAAACGCCTGAGGCGAAGCGACACCGGCGTGGCGACCTGCTCGCCCGCCGCCGGTCGCTCACCGCCGCGCAGCGCGCCGCCGCCGCCGGTCGCGTCCAGGCCGAGCTGACCGCCCTGGTACGCCGCCTGCGCCCACGCCTGATGACCGGGTACGTGCCGGTGGGCTCCGAACCGGGCGGGCCGGACCTACCGGAGGTGCTGCGGGCCGCGCTGCCGGACACCTCCGTGCTGCTGCTGCCGGTGCTCCTGGCCGACCTGGACCTGGACTGGGCGGCGTACGACGGTTCGCTGGCGGTGGCCGGGCGGGGGATGCGCGAGCCCACCGGCCCCCGGCTCGGGGTGGCCGCCGTCGCCGGGGCGGACCTGGTGGTGGTGCCCGCCCTGGCGGTGGACCTCGCCGGGTGTCGACTGGGCCGGGGTGGCGGCTCGTACGACCGGGCGCTGGCCCGGGTGCCGGCGGCCACGCCGACCGTCGCCCTGCTGCACGACGGCGAGTTGCTGGACGCTCTGCCGGCCGAGCCGCACGACCGACCGGTACGGGCGGCGATCACCCCCGGCGGCGGATGGCACGCCCTGACCGACCCGTCGGGTGTCACACCCCACACTTCCGCTGGACGAACCCGGGTCCGATGA
- a CDS encoding MarC family protein encodes MDVKLFGEVFVTLLVITDPPGMMPIFLALTGPLPARERNRAAWQAVALALGVIVIFAVAGQTLLAYLHVDLPALQAAGGLLLVLVALELLTGKADDPSQQVTSNIALVPLGTPLLAGPGAIVATMLFVQQGDNLADYTAIGAAIVAVMVTVWIVLRFSGGIVKILRPGGIEVLTRIAGLLLAAIAVQLIADAVAAFVTQYRNLG; translated from the coding sequence GTGGACGTCAAGCTCTTCGGTGAGGTCTTCGTGACCCTGCTGGTGATCACCGATCCGCCGGGCATGATGCCGATCTTCCTCGCGCTGACCGGCCCGCTGCCGGCCCGGGAACGCAACCGGGCCGCCTGGCAGGCGGTGGCGCTGGCCCTCGGCGTCATCGTGATCTTCGCGGTGGCCGGGCAGACCCTGCTGGCCTACCTGCACGTCGACCTGCCGGCGTTGCAGGCCGCCGGTGGCCTCCTGTTGGTGCTGGTCGCGCTGGAACTGCTCACCGGCAAGGCCGACGACCCGAGCCAACAGGTCACCTCCAACATCGCCCTGGTGCCGTTGGGCACCCCGTTGCTGGCCGGTCCGGGTGCCATCGTGGCGACCATGCTCTTCGTCCAGCAGGGCGACAACCTGGCCGACTACACGGCGATCGGCGCGGCGATCGTGGCCGTGATGGTGACCGTCTGGATCGTGTTGCGGTTCTCCGGTGGGATCGTGAAGATCCTGCGGCCGGGGGGCATCGAGGTGCTGACCCGGATCGCCGGCCTGCTGCTGGCGGCCATCGCCGTGCAGCTCATCGCGGACGCGGTGGCCGCCTTCGTGACCCAGTACCGCAACCTGGGCTGA
- a CDS encoding PH domain-containing protein has protein sequence MGSPSGPPFDPDDPDRERRERERDTEPIPRYRDDGPPRGSGDGPVFSDDIGYGDGPPHAGEARSGQTGVRDPEAEYQRPTISEEELAGLRVDASGMPLGPRRVLPLEDEPSSLVARYLFPTERYRGEWKRHWIHLTTPVLIGVGATFILGYLSGFLAGQDVSALTTVAVLLWFAVMGWVAWRVADWWYDRFILTNKRVMVVNGIITRKVAMMPLARVTDMKYEQSPTGRAFNYGTFVLESAGQDQALREIKNLPNPNELYLRVVEEMYEPQAVEARLGKEADEAKADDGA, from the coding sequence ATGGGTAGCCCCTCGGGTCCACCCTTCGACCCGGACGACCCCGATCGGGAACGCCGCGAGCGGGAGCGCGACACCGAGCCGATCCCTCGCTACCGGGACGACGGCCCGCCACGCGGGTCCGGCGACGGCCCGGTCTTCTCCGACGACATCGGCTACGGAGACGGGCCGCCGCACGCCGGTGAGGCCCGGTCCGGGCAGACCGGGGTCCGCGACCCCGAAGCCGAGTACCAGCGACCGACCATCTCCGAGGAGGAGTTGGCCGGGTTGCGGGTCGACGCCTCCGGCATGCCACTCGGCCCGCGCCGGGTGCTGCCGCTGGAGGATGAGCCCAGCTCGCTGGTGGCGCGTTACCTCTTCCCCACCGAGCGGTACCGGGGCGAGTGGAAGCGGCACTGGATCCACCTCACCACCCCCGTCCTGATCGGGGTGGGCGCCACCTTCATCCTCGGCTACCTCTCCGGGTTCCTCGCCGGGCAGGACGTCAGCGCACTCACCACGGTGGCCGTGCTGCTCTGGTTCGCGGTGATGGGCTGGGTCGCCTGGCGGGTCGCCGACTGGTGGTACGACCGGTTCATCCTGACCAACAAGCGGGTGATGGTGGTCAACGGCATCATCACCCGCAAGGTCGCGATGATGCCGCTGGCCCGGGTCACCGACATGAAGTACGAGCAGAGCCCGACCGGTCGGGCCTTCAACTACGGCACCTTCGTGCTGGAGTCCGCCGGCCAGGACCAGGCGCTCCGCGAGATCAAGAACCTGCCCAACCCGAACGAGCTGTATCTCCGCGTGGTCGAGGAGATGTACGAGCCGCAGGCGGTCGAGGCGCGGCTGGGCAAGGAAGCCGACGAGGCCAAGGCCGACGACGGCGCCTGA
- a CDS encoding PHP domain-containing protein: protein MAPPTARIDLHTHSTASDGTLSPAELVRSAAGAGLDVVAITDHDTTAGWAPAVAALPAGLSLVRGAELSCRWHGEVPAVPLHLLAYLFDPAEPELSAELARVRAARLTRAERTVELLRADGVEVSWAEVLAGAAGGTVGRPHLAQALIRAGLVATTTEAFGARWLGERYRLPKEDIDVFRAVALVRAAGGVPVFAHPRATRRGRTVPDTLIAELAAAGLAGLEADHEDHSPAERAHVRGLAAELGLLVTGASDFHGTHKTVRLGAFTTDPQAYERIVADGVTPVASG, encoded by the coding sequence ATGGCCCCACCCACCGCCCGGATCGACCTGCACACCCACTCGACGGCAAGTGACGGCACGCTGAGCCCGGCCGAGCTGGTCCGGTCCGCCGCCGGGGCCGGCCTCGACGTGGTGGCGATCACCGACCACGACACCACGGCCGGCTGGGCACCGGCGGTGGCGGCCCTACCGGCCGGGCTCAGCCTGGTCCGGGGAGCGGAACTCTCCTGCCGTTGGCATGGAGAGGTGCCGGCGGTCCCGCTGCACCTGCTCGCGTACCTCTTCGATCCGGCGGAGCCGGAGCTTTCGGCCGAGCTGGCCCGGGTGCGCGCCGCCCGGCTGACCCGGGCCGAGCGGACCGTGGAGCTGCTGCGGGCCGACGGCGTCGAGGTGAGCTGGGCGGAGGTGCTGGCCGGCGCGGCCGGCGGCACGGTGGGCCGGCCGCACCTCGCGCAGGCGTTGATCCGGGCCGGCCTGGTGGCCACCACCACCGAGGCGTTCGGGGCGCGTTGGCTCGGTGAGCGGTACCGGCTGCCCAAGGAGGACATCGACGTCTTTCGGGCCGTCGCGCTGGTCCGCGCGGCCGGCGGGGTTCCGGTGTTCGCCCACCCCCGGGCCACCCGGCGGGGGCGGACCGTGCCGGACACGCTCATCGCCGAGCTGGCCGCGGCGGGCCTGGCCGGGCTGGAGGCCGACCACGAGGACCACTCGCCGGCCGAGCGCGCGCACGTGCGGGGCCTCGCCGCCGAACTCGGCCTGCTGGTCACCGGCGCGTCCGACTTCCACGGCACCCACAAGACGGTCCGGCTCGGCGCGTTCACCACCGACCCGCAGGCGTACGAGCGGATAGTGGCCGACGGGGTGACGCCGGTCGCTTCCGGCTGA
- a CDS encoding RecB family exonuclease has translation MPERLFVCTPSKLGAYLDCPRRYRYAYLDRPAPQKGPPWAHNSLGASVHTALKNWYALPADRRRPEALGRLLKGTWVREGYRDEEQERAVFTRALGWLESYVGTLEAGEEPLGVERVVAVKTAVLAFNGRADRIDSRPGPNGPELAIVDYKTGRTGLDADDARGSAALALYAYAAERVFRRPCRRVELHHLPTGTVAAHDHTPETLARQVSRAEETARDIVAAERAVADGADPDDAFPTTAGPRCGWCDFRRVCPTGSQVEGREPWAAVDRLTEADPTRS, from the coding sequence ATGCCGGAACGGCTCTTCGTCTGCACCCCCAGCAAACTCGGCGCCTACCTCGACTGTCCCCGGCGCTACCGGTACGCCTACCTCGACCGGCCGGCACCGCAGAAGGGGCCGCCCTGGGCGCACAACTCGCTCGGCGCGAGCGTGCACACCGCGCTGAAGAACTGGTACGCCCTGCCCGCCGACCGGCGTCGCCCCGAGGCACTCGGCCGGCTGCTCAAGGGCACCTGGGTCCGCGAGGGCTACCGCGACGAGGAGCAGGAGCGGGCGGTGTTCACCCGGGCGCTCGGCTGGTTGGAGTCCTACGTCGGCACCCTGGAGGCGGGCGAGGAGCCGCTCGGGGTGGAACGGGTGGTGGCGGTCAAGACGGCGGTGCTCGCCTTCAACGGCCGAGCCGACCGGATCGACTCCCGACCCGGCCCGAACGGGCCGGAACTGGCCATCGTCGACTACAAGACCGGCCGCACCGGGCTGGACGCCGACGACGCCCGGGGCTCGGCGGCCCTCGCCCTCTACGCGTACGCCGCCGAACGGGTCTTCCGCCGGCCCTGCCGCCGGGTGGAGCTGCACCACCTGCCCACCGGTACGGTGGCCGCCCACGACCACACCCCCGAGACGCTGGCCCGGCAGGTCTCGCGGGCGGAGGAGACCGCCCGGGACATCGTCGCCGCCGAACGGGCGGTGGCCGACGGGGCCGACCCCGACGACGCCTTCCCCACCACCGCCGGCCCGCGCTGCGGCTGGTGCGACTTCCGGCGGGTCTGCCCGACCGGATCGCAGGTCGAGGGGCGGGAGCCGTGGGCGGCGGTCGACCGGCTGACCGAGGCTGACCCGACCCGCTCCTGA